One window of Dyadobacter sandarakinus genomic DNA carries:
- a CDS encoding NAD-dependent epimerase/dehydratase family protein, whose product MKVLVTGATGLVGSHTARKLIAAGCEVHALVRNGANRSLLSGIESSITWQEGDILDLGALESAIRQVDYVVHAAAVVSFVPRDRKMMYKVNVEGTANVVNVCLKYPIKKLCHVSSIAAIGRPDSRKFQAGREVVLNEDQRWEDSPENSEYAKTKHLAELEVWRGIAEGLGAVIVNPTVILGEGDWTRSSTQLFRYVYKENPFYTEGIANVVDVQDVAEVIEKLLFSNISGERFLLNAGSITYENLFSLIADAMGKMRPAYQVKPWLAGIIWRIEAVRTWLLGTKPLITKETAKSAARKIRYDNRKIREALDFSFQPVEKSVSRISESLLGKI is encoded by the coding sequence ATGAAAGTTCTTGTTACCGGTGCTACCGGGCTGGTTGGAAGTCATACGGCACGCAAGCTGATTGCAGCAGGCTGCGAGGTGCATGCATTGGTCAGGAATGGTGCCAACAGGAGCCTGCTGTCCGGCATTGAAAGCTCCATTACCTGGCAGGAGGGCGATATCCTTGATCTTGGAGCGCTGGAATCAGCGATACGCCAGGTCGACTATGTGGTGCACGCGGCGGCTGTGGTATCCTTTGTGCCCCGTGATCGTAAAATGATGTACAAGGTAAATGTTGAGGGCACTGCCAATGTGGTCAATGTTTGTCTGAAATACCCCATCAAAAAGCTCTGCCACGTCAGCAGCATCGCCGCAATTGGCAGGCCCGACAGCCGTAAATTCCAGGCCGGCCGTGAAGTGGTACTCAATGAAGACCAGCGCTGGGAAGACTCTCCCGAGAACTCGGAGTATGCCAAAACCAAGCACTTAGCCGAGCTGGAAGTGTGGAGGGGCATTGCGGAGGGACTGGGCGCCGTAATTGTGAACCCGACCGTAATTCTCGGAGAGGGCGATTGGACCAGGAGCAGTACGCAGCTTTTTCGATATGTGTACAAGGAAAATCCATTCTATACTGAGGGCATCGCCAATGTAGTGGATGTGCAGGACGTAGCTGAGGTTATTGAAAAACTCCTATTTTCGAACATCTCGGGCGAGCGTTTTTTGCTCAATGCAGGATCAATTACGTACGAAAATTTGTTCTCCTTAATCGCAGACGCTATGGGTAAGATGCGACCCGCCTATCAGGTAAAACCATGGCTTGCAGGGATCATCTGGCGCATAGAGGCAGTACGGACGTGGCTGCTCGGCACAAAGCCGCTGATTACCAAAGAAACAGCCAAATCAGCAGCCCGAAAAATCAGATACGACAATCGAAAAATAAGGGAAGCATTAGATTTTAGCTTTCAGCCAGTTGAGAAAAGCGTGTCGCGGATTAGTGAAAGTTTGCTTGGCAAGATTTGA
- the metG gene encoding methionine--tRNA ligase yields MPISNPQRYTVTAALIYANGPIHIGHLAGCYIPADIYVRYLRSNRKEVAFISGTDEHGVPITIRAKKEGLTPQGVVDKYYAQIDQSFKALGITFDIYSRTSKPIHHETSQAFFLDLYNKGVFTEETTEQYYDETAQQFLADRYIVGTCPVCANPNAYGDQCERCGSTLSPMELKDPRSMLSGAKPVLKATKNWYLPLDTMQSQIEEYINSHPEWKTNVAGQCQSWLKDGLKPRAMTRDLDWGISVPLPHTDGKVLYVWFEAPIGYISATKDWLVQQNGSDEGWEKWWRPAEDGGGETKLVHFIGKDNIVFHCIIFPATLMAEGNYILADNVPANEFMNLEGDKISTSRNWAVWLHEYLEELPDKQDVLRYVLTASAPETKDSEFTWKDFQTRNNSELVGIFGNFINRATVLTQKFCDGKVPAAGNLEDADRALLSELAAFPARIGESIEAYRFREALSYIMDLARLGNKYLADTQPWHVIKTDPERVNTILNLALQVCGTLSIVAEPVLPFTAAKIREQLGIAGKDWLDAGKADLLTAGSLVPEGKLLFEKIEDHVVERQIQKLHDAKRQNELEGKVVSPVKAEIQYDDFAKMDIRVATILEAEAVPKSKKLLKLLVDIGLEKRTVLSGISEHFKPEAIIGKKVLYLANLAPRKMMGMESHGMILMAEQKDGSLSFVQPETDVWNGGTVN; encoded by the coding sequence ATGCCTATCTCCAATCCACAACGATATACTGTTACTGCTGCGCTCATCTATGCCAATGGTCCTATTCACATCGGGCACCTGGCTGGCTGTTATATTCCGGCTGATATTTACGTCAGGTACCTGCGGTCCAACCGGAAGGAAGTAGCTTTTATCAGTGGCACCGACGAGCACGGTGTTCCTATTACCATCCGGGCAAAAAAGGAAGGACTTACCCCACAGGGCGTTGTTGACAAGTACTACGCACAAATTGACCAGTCTTTCAAAGCGCTGGGCATTACATTCGATATCTATTCCCGGACAAGCAAGCCGATCCATCACGAGACCTCGCAGGCGTTTTTTCTGGACTTGTATAACAAAGGGGTGTTTACCGAGGAGACGACGGAGCAGTACTATGATGAAACTGCGCAGCAGTTCCTGGCCGACCGTTACATTGTCGGTACTTGCCCGGTATGTGCCAATCCCAATGCTTACGGTGATCAATGTGAGCGTTGTGGCTCTACCCTCAGCCCGATGGAGCTCAAAGATCCACGCTCGATGCTCTCGGGAGCCAAGCCTGTCTTAAAAGCGACCAAAAACTGGTATTTGCCCCTGGACACCATGCAGTCGCAAATCGAGGAATATATCAACAGTCACCCCGAATGGAAAACCAACGTGGCCGGCCAATGCCAGTCGTGGCTGAAAGACGGGCTTAAACCCCGCGCAATGACCCGTGATCTCGACTGGGGCATCAGCGTACCACTGCCTCACACGGACGGAAAGGTATTGTATGTATGGTTTGAAGCGCCCATCGGCTATATCTCGGCCACCAAAGACTGGCTTGTGCAGCAAAACGGAAGCGACGAGGGCTGGGAAAAATGGTGGCGGCCAGCGGAAGATGGCGGGGGAGAAACCAAGCTGGTGCATTTTATTGGTAAAGACAATATCGTTTTCCACTGCATCATATTTCCGGCTACTCTGATGGCTGAGGGTAACTATATTCTGGCTGATAATGTACCTGCCAATGAATTCATGAACCTGGAAGGCGATAAGATCTCAACTTCCCGCAACTGGGCTGTGTGGCTGCACGAATACCTGGAAGAGTTGCCCGATAAGCAGGATGTACTGCGTTATGTACTCACTGCCAGTGCACCTGAAACCAAGGACAGTGAGTTTACGTGGAAGGATTTTCAGACCAGAAACAACAGTGAGCTCGTCGGTATTTTCGGGAATTTCATTAACCGGGCCACGGTGCTGACCCAGAAGTTTTGTGACGGGAAAGTACCGGCTGCCGGGAACCTGGAAGATGCCGACCGGGCATTACTGAGCGAGCTGGCAGCTTTTCCTGCGCGCATCGGCGAGTCGATTGAGGCCTACCGCTTCCGGGAGGCACTTTCCTATATTATGGACCTGGCGCGCCTTGGTAACAAGTACCTGGCCGATACCCAGCCGTGGCATGTGATCAAAACGGATCCTGAGCGTGTGAATACTATTCTTAACCTGGCTTTGCAGGTATGCGGAACGCTGTCGATTGTGGCGGAACCTGTGCTTCCGTTTACAGCTGCAAAAATCCGGGAGCAGCTGGGCATTGCCGGAAAAGACTGGCTGGATGCGGGAAAAGCCGACCTGCTGACTGCCGGTTCCCTGGTGCCGGAAGGGAAGCTTTTGTTTGAAAAAATAGAAGACCACGTGGTCGAAAGGCAAATTCAGAAGCTGCATGATGCAAAACGTCAGAATGAGCTTGAAGGAAAAGTAGTAAGTCCTGTGAAAGCAGAAATCCAGTATGATGATTTTGCCAAAATGGATATACGTGTAGCAACCATCCTGGAAGCCGAAGCAGTACCGAAAAGCAAAAAGCTGCTCAAATTGCTGGTAGACATCGGTTTGGAAAAACGTACGGTGCTTAGTGGGATTTCGGAACATTTCAAACCGGAAGCTATCATTGGCAAAAAGGTACTGTACCTGGCCAACCTGGCCCCACGCAAAATGATGGGCATGGAAAGCCACGGAATGATCCTGATGGCCGAGCAGAAGGATGGTAGTCTCTCCTTTGTACAACCCGAAACCGATGTATGGAATGGCGGAACGGTGAATTGA
- a CDS encoding glycosyltransferase family 4 protein: MRIGFDAKRAFANKTGLGNYSRFVLESLLAYEPGDEYLAYTPKDRNGLFQTFPKENIQLPDRFLDKKLSAFWRYSSVLHQLKKDRIGIFHGLSNELPQGLEQAGIASVVTIHDLIFERLPHLFNPADRLIYRHKFKSACRRADAVIAVSDQTRRDLIELYRVPDTKIKVIYQDCNPVFRHAVPLAERKQIVQSYGLEKPYILSVGTLEERKNQLRLAEAFARLPRKDFDLVLVGKPTAYAEAIRDFIRKNNLENSVRLLTDVPTAHLPALYQQAEVFAYISVYEGFGIPVVEALHSGTPVLAAKGSCLEEAGGPGGLYADPVDLDDITGKLRQLIEHETLRAQLAVAGQEHVRQFDGQQIAGQLAALYGSLK; encoded by the coding sequence ATGCGCATAGGATTTGATGCCAAGAGGGCATTTGCAAATAAGACGGGCCTGGGCAATTACAGCCGTTTCGTGCTGGAATCGCTTCTTGCCTACGAGCCTGGCGACGAGTACCTTGCCTACACGCCCAAAGACCGTAACGGACTTTTTCAGACTTTCCCGAAAGAAAACATACAGCTGCCCGACCGATTTTTAGATAAAAAGCTATCAGCCTTCTGGCGATACAGCAGCGTTTTACATCAGCTGAAAAAAGACAGGATCGGGATTTTTCACGGACTCAGTAATGAGTTGCCGCAGGGGCTGGAACAGGCGGGCATTGCATCCGTTGTTACAATCCATGATCTGATTTTCGAACGTCTGCCGCATTTGTTCAATCCTGCCGACAGGCTTATTTACCGTCACAAGTTTAAATCTGCCTGCCGGCGGGCAGATGCAGTGATTGCCGTGAGCGACCAGACACGCCGCGACCTTATAGAGCTTTACCGGGTACCAGATACAAAGATAAAGGTCATTTACCAGGATTGTAACCCTGTATTCCGGCACGCGGTACCGCTAGCAGAGCGAAAGCAGATTGTGCAGTCTTATGGTTTGGAAAAACCCTACATACTGAGTGTAGGTACTTTGGAGGAGCGTAAAAATCAACTTCGCCTCGCGGAAGCATTTGCACGGCTGCCACGAAAGGATTTTGATCTGGTACTTGTCGGAAAGCCCACTGCCTACGCTGAGGCGATCCGGGATTTTATCAGGAAAAACAATTTGGAAAATAGTGTGCGGCTGCTCACCGATGTGCCTACTGCGCATTTACCTGCCTTATACCAGCAGGCAGAAGTATTCGCCTACATCTCCGTTTATGAAGGTTTTGGAATTCCGGTTGTAGAGGCATTGCATAGCGGAACGCCCGTACTGGCCGCCAAAGGTTCCTGTCTGGAAGAGGCCGGAGGTCCGGGAGGCTTGTATGCAGATCCCGTTGACCTGGACGATATTACCGGAAAATTGCGCCAACTTATTGAGCATGAAACACTCCGCGCGCAGCTCGCGGTGGCAGGGCAGGAGCATGTCCGGCAGTTTGATGGTCAGCAGATAGCGGGGCAGCTTGCCGCTTTATACGGGAGTCTGAAGTAA
- a CDS encoding M16 family metallopeptidase: MKRNSIRKRGNPRSTSISPAEEYQIHTLANGIRIAHKQVPYTQIAHCGIMLDIGSRDELPYQQGLAHFWEHMAFKGTEKRSSYHIINRLENVGGELNAYTTKEKICFHASVLDDHFEKALELLADITFHSVFPEKQIERERNVILEEMSMYVDSPEDAIQDDFDELVFPDHALGKNILGTNETVSSFDREHLFRFIHDNIDTERIVVSSVSRLPFAKVIKTAEKYLGQVPHHRTERTRTAPIHYAPVSLQKERPIQQAQCAMGQPAYALQDDRRLPFFVLINLLGGPGMNSRFNLSLREKYGFVYSIEANYTPYLDTGFTGIFFGTEKKQLAKSINLIHKELKRIRQVPLSVLQLHQTKVQLMGQLAMSEESNMSFMLMMAKSLLDTGKVDSLPEIFAEIEQITAAQLQEIAQEMFDEANFSYLTFIPED, from the coding sequence ATGAAGAGAAACAGCATTCGTAAAAGAGGCAACCCTCGATCCACCTCCATCTCACCCGCAGAAGAATACCAGATACATACGCTTGCCAACGGAATCAGGATAGCCCACAAGCAGGTTCCGTACACGCAGATTGCGCATTGCGGCATTATGCTGGATATCGGCAGCCGCGACGAGCTTCCCTACCAGCAGGGACTCGCGCATTTTTGGGAGCATATGGCCTTTAAAGGAACAGAGAAACGCAGCTCCTATCATATCATCAACCGGCTTGAAAACGTAGGCGGTGAATTAAATGCTTATACGACTAAGGAAAAAATCTGCTTTCACGCCTCGGTACTGGACGACCATTTTGAAAAAGCACTGGAACTGCTGGCCGATATTACTTTTCACTCCGTTTTTCCTGAAAAACAGATTGAACGCGAGCGGAATGTGATCCTGGAAGAAATGTCTATGTACGTGGACTCTCCGGAGGACGCGATCCAGGACGATTTTGATGAGCTGGTTTTTCCGGATCATGCATTGGGCAAAAATATTCTGGGTACCAATGAAACCGTAAGTTCGTTTGACCGGGAGCACCTGTTCCGGTTTATCCATGATAACATTGATACCGAAAGGATTGTAGTGTCTTCCGTGAGCCGGCTGCCATTTGCAAAAGTTATAAAAACCGCTGAAAAGTACCTGGGCCAGGTACCGCACCACCGCACTGAAAGGACCCGAACGGCGCCTATACATTATGCGCCTGTTTCATTGCAGAAAGAGCGGCCGATCCAGCAGGCGCAATGTGCGATGGGCCAGCCTGCCTATGCATTGCAGGACGATCGCCGGCTGCCGTTTTTTGTACTGATCAACCTGCTCGGCGGACCAGGCATGAATTCGCGCTTCAACCTGTCGCTGCGTGAGAAGTATGGTTTTGTGTACTCCATTGAGGCCAACTACACACCGTACCTGGATACAGGCTTTACGGGCATATTCTTTGGCACCGAAAAAAAGCAGCTTGCCAAAAGCATTAACCTGATTCACAAGGAACTGAAAAGGATTCGCCAGGTGCCCTTGTCCGTGCTGCAGTTACACCAGACCAAAGTACAGCTGATGGGTCAGCTTGCGATGTCCGAGGAAAGCAATATGAGCTTTATGCTGATGATGGCCAAAAGCCTGCTGGACACCGGGAAGGTTGATTCCCTCCCTGAAATCTTTGCAGAAATTGAGCAGATTACCGCCGCACAGTTGCAGGAAATTGCGCAGGAAATGTTTGACGAGGCTAATTTCAGTTACCTCACATTTATACCA
- a CDS encoding tetratricopeptide repeat protein produces MMEKNFGERRDYLNETLLRFERMLKTSEPVFFDLDTYEKVTIHYIEKGDWDKAFKACELGLSDYPYSLDLLLNMVQLHANRGEHDLAQEILERASLFHPGDIEISFMQVAISNMMGEYEEAIEVLEGLLQRVEDQDEIYFQIGQTYQNWGKYEDAILYYKKSLRNNLNNESALYELAHCLDLVGQLESHLSYYHELVDRDPFSHHAWYNLGIAFSKLERHEDAVNAYEYATLVKDDFASAFFQLGNAYMSLEKYADAKDQYLRAMELEGEQPETCCCLGTCYEKLGDFETAIRYYRQTVKLDKQWDDGWYGLGICFSELGRWYEAVGFIRKAIQITELNPDYWLALAETEFKVGNVISAFEAFEKAAEIEPSNPDIWLKWSYVLFEQGNYARACDLLQAAVDEMPEEADLHYRMAVYQIHAGQYREALVNLENALTLDYEGHVQLFDFFPDLEKQKALYRIIEQYREK; encoded by the coding sequence ATGATGGAGAAAAATTTCGGGGAAAGAAGAGACTACTTAAATGAAACCTTGCTCAGGTTTGAGAGAATGCTGAAAACCAGTGAGCCGGTATTTTTCGATCTGGACACTTATGAAAAGGTTACCATACATTACATAGAAAAAGGGGATTGGGACAAGGCATTTAAAGCCTGCGAGCTGGGCCTTTCCGACTATCCTTACTCCCTTGATTTGCTGCTGAACATGGTGCAGCTGCATGCCAATCGCGGTGAGCACGACCTGGCTCAGGAGATCCTCGAAAGAGCATCGCTGTTTCATCCGGGCGATATTGAAATATCCTTTATGCAGGTCGCCATATCCAACATGATGGGGGAATATGAAGAGGCCATTGAAGTCCTTGAAGGTCTTCTGCAGCGTGTGGAAGATCAGGATGAGATTTACTTTCAGATCGGGCAAACGTACCAGAACTGGGGCAAATACGAGGATGCGATCCTGTACTACAAAAAATCGCTGCGCAACAATCTGAATAACGAAAGTGCATTGTACGAACTGGCCCATTGCCTTGACTTGGTCGGTCAGCTCGAAAGCCATTTGTCCTATTACCACGAGCTGGTAGACCGTGATCCGTTTTCGCACCATGCCTGGTATAATCTGGGCATTGCATTCAGCAAGCTGGAAAGGCATGAAGACGCGGTGAATGCCTATGAGTATGCTACGCTTGTCAAAGATGATTTTGCATCCGCATTCTTTCAGCTGGGCAATGCATACATGAGTCTTGAAAAATATGCCGATGCCAAAGACCAGTACCTGCGCGCTATGGAGCTGGAAGGCGAACAGCCCGAAACCTGCTGCTGCCTGGGTACCTGCTACGAAAAGCTGGGCGATTTTGAGACGGCGATCCGCTACTACCGGCAAACCGTGAAGCTGGACAAGCAATGGGATGACGGATGGTATGGGCTGGGCATTTGTTTCAGTGAACTTGGACGCTGGTATGAAGCAGTGGGTTTTATTCGCAAAGCGATCCAGATTACCGAACTCAACCCGGATTACTGGCTGGCACTTGCAGAGACCGAGTTTAAAGTCGGGAATGTTATTTCGGCATTTGAAGCCTTTGAAAAAGCAGCAGAAATTGAGCCTTCCAATCCTGATATCTGGCTGAAATGGTCGTATGTGCTGTTTGAACAAGGCAATTATGCCCGCGCCTGTGACTTGCTGCAGGCTGCTGTCGACGAAATGCCGGAAGAAGCCGATCTGCACTACCGCATGGCCGTTTACCAGATCCATGCAGGACAATACCGCGAGGCATTGGTTAATCTTGAAAATGCACTCACCCTTGATTATGAGGGCCACGTACAGCTTTTTGATTTCTTTCCCGATCTGGAAAAACAAAAAGCATTATACCGCATCATCGAACAATACCGGGAGAAATAA